AATTCAACCAATCCCTGTGAATTCTGTGCAACTTGAGTTTCACCAATCATAGCCGTTCCCCGAATAACgtcaccaaactcacttccTCGTTATGTGGTTGTGAAGATGACTCCTGCCACATGAACGTTACACACTTGCCAACAAAGCTTACTCCTGAAGACCATACAAGGCAATTCCTTAATGTTCTGCACAAGAGCAGAGGTAAACAGATTTACACCGGGTGCTTTGTGGTGAAACACAAACGACATCAATTGACAAACACTTAACTGCTGCAAAACACACTCGACAGATGAGAGAAATCAGCATGATTGAGGCTGTTGTATCCAGGTCTATCGCACATGCTGAAAGAATCAAGTGAGtttcaaaatatataaatatgtgcaGGGTTAGTGGCGAAAACACCCAACTATTTGTGTTATTTCCACATGCTTCTGCTGTTtcattgcaaaaataatgaaaataataaatagacTAAAAAcattgcaattaaaaaaaaaaagctaaaatgaAATTTGGCATTTTAggccatgaaaaaaaaagaaaagtggaatcctggagggactgacttGTGGCggaggcagaaaaaaatgtcccaaaaaacatttgcagtggGTGTCTTACAGCCGTCAGCCACAGGGGgcagtaacacacacattacagctTGGCACACCAAAATAAGGCAAAGGAGACACTGCACTCAGAACACTAAGTCAGATTTATCAGAAGTgttttcatatgtgtgtgttttaaaaaaaacagatttaaaggaGGAAGTTCCCCTAAGTGCTGCACACAGCTGCTTCCCTAAACTTTTCCAAGGGAATCATCCGACACCGCCCCACACAGAGTGGACGAGACTGTCCCAAAGGGTGCGAAATGATAAACAGTGATTTCTGATTTCCACTGCACGGCTCGACTTGACCTGACTCACTTTTGGTACCAGCTCCGTTTCTCTATTTTGTTTTCCAGAGAGTAACCCCTGAGTGTAGGCGGGATTCTCAGCTGATTGCCACGGTGACACAGCGTCAAACTGCTACGACATGCTTAACGTGACACTGGATTCTTTCATCAGCAACCAAACAGAACGTCTGCTCTTATTTGATTGTACTATGTATTTAGTGTATAGCGAAGTTTTGCAGgctgccattttttaaaatcttggtCAAGAGAATTTAAACATCGCAGATGGTAGCttggctttttttaaaatggaaggACGCAGGAAGTCCTGCGCTGAGCTTTTGACGGTtctctctgaccaatcagtggtctgcagtgtttaaACTCCACCTTCTAGTATCGCCTCAGCTCACTTAGAACCTGGACTGAGGTGACCCACCAGAGCTGAAACTATAAAATGTAAAACGTTGGGAGTCTCTTGCCGAATTTCCACTGTTAAGTTCAGCTCAACACACTTTTGGTACCAGATCGTACCCCCTCAGTGTGGGAGGGGTTCTGAGCTGATTGTGACAGTGCTGCCGTGTGAAACTGCCACGACATCGTCCTCAAAGAGACACTTAGTGAATCCTTTTACTTCGACTCAACTTCAATTGTTCGGCGGATTGTTTTGCATGGTTGTACAGGAAGTCCCATGTTGCACTAGTGATCAGCAGTGAtagccaaatgaagcctcatgaagcattttctttattttctgagcccactagatggcgctcatggtttaaagagagacgctcaaagaatggcaattcagtgtgctttcaaccttttgttgaacaaaaagcgccatctagtgggctcatgaaataaagaaaatgcttcatgaggcttcatttggccatcactagtgatCAATTGTGTACAGTGTTTTAACTCCTCCTTCTAGTATCAGCTCAGCTCTCTTGTAATCTAAACCGAGGTGGTACCAAAAAGAAAGTACCAGGTACTATCCATAACTTTTGTCAATGTAAAACCAAACACAGTGAGTACAGAGGAACGTGCCGTGCAGTGGAAAAGTGGCATCTGATGCCAAAGACTGTTTGGGGGTTCTCGGGGAGGAAAACTAAGGGGTCCTCTGTTTGTCCCTGTTCCGTGTAGCTGCACTACCTTGCTGTGTGGAGTCTATGGTGGGTTGGTTGCAGTCCTGAGCGTAGTGGCCACTCACACCACAGTTATAACAGGACACATTGCCACTCTTCTTATTGACTCCACCTCCCCCcagtgcagcagcaggcagcatcCCCAGGTGATTTGGGTACACATGCTGGTAGACACGGTGGCAGAACGACGCCGCCGGCGCCATCTGCTGCTGGAGGTTGTAGTTTGCAGCTGCGGCGGCCGCCACCGCTGCCGCCTGGGTGCCCAGCATATGTGATGGCACGTCTGCGTGACTGTGAGAGTGAGTGTGGAGGGGGCCGTAGGGGGACGGGTGTGCGGGGGGTGGAGCGCTGGGGAAGAAGGGGGGCAGGGTGGCAGCGCCGTTGGCCTGGTGAGGAGGCTGGGCCTGGGTGAGGTAACTGTTACTGCACAGGCTTGTGAGCTGGAAGAGAGGCGGTTGGACGCTGAACACCTGccgcgctgctgctgctgccatctggTGGGAGAAGAATAAAGGTGCCTGGCAGCCGGGGACACTGACGCTGTTGTTGTTACTGACGCTGCCTCGGCCACCGCAGTTGTTGTGACAGCCACAGGTCCCACAGcccatctgctgctgctgcggtggcggcggcggtggtggcTGTTGTGGTGGTGTTGGCTGCTGGGGGGGCAACTGTTGCGGCTGGGTTTGCTGAGGATTAACAAGGTTGCCCGGGGCAACAGGAGCACTTCCACAGGAAGCGCTGCTGTTGCTGTAGGATGTACAGTCGCTGTGTGCGGTGCTGTGAGTAAGTGCTGGGCTGGGGCTGGGAGCGGGTCCAGGGGTGTGGGTGGGCACAGCTGGAGGAACAGCTGCTTGTACATGTCCAGGAGATGGAGCTATTCCACTGGCCGCAGGTGCTCCTACAGTAGGCATGACAGAGGTGGGGACCGGGGGCAGGGTGTAGGGAGAAGGCAGGCCAGATGGTAAGGTTAAGCCGGGGTGCTTGGCATGTGAAGTCTCCACATGTGGCAGAGAGGAGGCCAGGCCCGAGGTGACGCTGGCCGGATCTTGGCAGGGCAGAGActgctgaagaggagaggagtagGATGTGGGGCCAGGAGACATGATACTGATGGCTCTCACAGGAGCTTGGTGTGAAGCCTGCggggcagcaggagcagaaCCACTCCCTGAAGCTCCGTCAGTGCCACCTTGGCTGTGAGACATTGGTGTTTTGAACCTCTGAACCAGAGGCTGCACAGCAGGACTTCCTGAAGGGTGGAGACCAATAGGTGCTATCCCAAAGGTCGGAAGTATGTCCCTCTTCTCCGGGTCTCCCACAATTCCAGGTCCTGGAGGCACTAGGGGCATCTGCATCATCAGGGTCCCAGACGAGGGCTTCCCATCGGGGACGATGCTTTGGCCGGGATGAGGGACCAGTGGAAGTGGAGAGTCAGCAGTCCCGTTCGGGAGCACATAGGGCAGAGAGCGCatgaaggagagaggggggaaatcTGTGCTGGTCTCTGGGCAGAGCGGCTCCATCTGGGCCTGGTGGTTGCTGGAAGACAGGGGGTGAACAGAGGGAATGGCTCCTGCTGCAGTTGGATCAGTCTGATGGGCAAAGAACATGCCAGGGCCCGGACCTTTGCTGGAGTCATCAGAGTGGCTGTCGGTATCTAACAGAGAAACAAGAGCAGGTAAGTGGATGTTACACAAACATCCTTTTAACTGAAGACAATAATAGAAGTAGGGCTGCCCCACCAggagtcatcatttagggccattagtctactagtcgcccgcatgtttatgacattaatttaatgtttaaattatatattttgccTTTACCTTTGTTGTTGTCGTCCTCACTGTCCAGGCTCTCTGGTCCTCGGTGCTGAGGGCTGGATGGAGAGCTGTAGCTTTCTGATGATGTTTCACCAAACGTATCTGGACCAGAACCTCCATCTGCAACAACATCTGTGTGTTAAACTGCAAACAAGCAACCAACCAAACACCAGGTGACAGAGCATTCATCTGAAAGTATGAGCCTATTATATGATTATTTATATTGACTTATTGTGTAAAGCAGTGCGGAGCTATCTAGAACAGGGTCTGACATCACTTCAAGCAGTAACAGCCTGAACAGCAGTGCTTTGTTTAATGATCAATGTATAAAGCCACTTATGCCCCTTTTTGACAGACGTGGGCTGACCTGGCTTGGTTTGGCTTGGTTTGGGCCGTCAGCCtagcacagcagggatttgtATTTCCATTACAGCCGGGCTACCTTCTTGACGGTGTTCCTTTAACtgactgcatgtgtttttccacagcagggcaggtgaaagaagtttacctgttggaggtgagctgtttgcagaggtgcagtaagagcctgttgtctgcagctcttcacgAACATCTCACTCTGCTTTTCCTTTCCTCCCTGCCGTATTATTAGACTTGCCTTTATTGAAGAGACGCTGCTAACAAAGTTCCACTAATACAGTAATAACACATTTGATTTCctgtagattcttcacaataaaagtcccccttatttgttatgtaaaaacttttaatgtgaagcagcaaaataaggaaatgttgagtttttgagcagcaacttcacacaacatCTAATGTGCCTGACAGTGAACATGGGGGGTTTGGTGTGGTCAGCAAGACGTCACCACTACCCGCTTGAAGATGGGTAGcctggcttttggacctactctggAGAATGTCCATTTCCGGTGTAGCTTCGTGCgtctaaactgacaatggaagCACAAACTGGCGTGGCATGGCTTAACTCAGCGCGATCGAGAGGATATTATTTGATATATCCAACCAAAAAAATCTCTAACAGCCTGTGGCTTTGTGATAGTACTGTTTCATACTTGGTctatgagtgtgtctgtgtatgagCTGCTTGGTTAGATAAGTAAAACCACTTCTGCAGATGAGGAACTTCATTTCAAAAGCTTTCTGTACACAGttcccacattttcacaaacaaaatttaaaaaattcacacaaCTTTTTGAGGACCCATAATCAAATATCCCCCTGCCAGACGAAATTTGGATAATGCCAGTCAAtctattaatattattattctttGTCTTACTTTTATTTGGTAGATAATCATCTCTACCATAACCACGTTTTGGAactacacttcccataatgctTTGGGGGACATAAACAGGAGCTCTGCTTTTCAGCATTCCTACACATTTTCCGTACTTTTCCAGACTCAAATTTCCAGACATCTCTGTAGATTTTTAGaccattttgtaaaaaaaatacctaGAATGAGTTTAAAAATGTAGATACTTTAATTTTCACAGCATCTGTGCAGCCTGGCTTGTTCACTGTATCCATGGAAACGACAACCACCACAGCCGTTAAGGTATGGTTTCCTTACGCTGTCACAGCCTCTGCTGCAGCACCTATTCTCCGTACTGATATGCGAGCCAAACAAGCAGCGTACAGGAACACTTTCCACACGAGCCATCAGCTTGGCATTGTGTGCAAATAATAGCACAGGGTGAACTTCACATTAAAGGTTATTCTGAGAGGAGGATGAAACCAATCTGAAGGCTCAGTCTTCAGGGTTGTAATGTTTAATGCAGGGCTTTCAGACGCAGAATCacctgaatatttttttaaacattatgcaGATGAGTCATTTGGACAGACACCAGAGACTACGCCATCCAGACACTCACCTTTCCTCTGAGGTGACAGAGCTGGTACCAACCTGCCGTTGGCTACAAAGGCGGCACCCTTCACCTTTCCCTTGTCCCTAAAAGGAGATGGAAATGAGACAGTAAGGGGACACGGTGAAGTCAAGAGAAACAACAgtaagtacatttacatgcacaagattttccattttttcttttaaatttttttttaatttcatttatattCCTGTTAacatgcagccgtgcatacACCGATTAACGCGCCCCAACATGTGGAGCAGTTTCCTCCCTCTTTTATCCCTCCAGCCACTTTTCTGAAAACGTTGGTGTTTCGATATTTGTGAGAGTCCAAAAACCTGCTGATGTCCAAGTCTTTcgtaatgtttaaaagtaggtatGTTTCTCCGTCAGActagaaatgtgggcttttcttttgggcacgCATTTCTActccagccttgcaaactgttggcgaTATGGTCTGTGCACAACCTATCCACGGCATCGCACAGAGCCGACAGTTAACAGTCAAGAGGCCGTGAAACTGCGGTAAAAACACAGTTGTGATTATCTATGCATGACCTACCTGTCTGCTGGCAGGCCTCTGCTCTTCGTCTTAGCGACTGCGTGGCTTCTCTTCTCAGCGGCCTGATGCTGTGAAGAAGACAGCGGGTCAGAACAGCTTCACAGACTTCAGTCAAACACAGCATTacattttcagttcagttcatttgctCTGGGACagaggttcccaactggtgggtcgcgagTCCATTTTGACTGCAAGTGACTCGTCAAAAACACACTTGttcagtgaatttctggcacagagctttaacTTTAAAATGGTGTTTCCTCCTGATTAGACCGAATCAAATCTTaactaaatataaataaaaataaaaatacaccacTCATTGGTATCATATTTCATACTCACAGCACACACTCGGGACAAATTTGAACAGACAGTATCCTGTGGCAGACTGCCAAACCACAGTAACTGATAAGAACCTGACAAAAACGTTGACACTGATGTACGGACTGAGTGACCACAGGGAGGGAGCTGCAGAAACAGAACGACACTTTCTAATAAAGTGTCAAAACTACAGAAATATTCAGGAGGAACTTTACCAAAATTATTTATCTCTGCCACCACAAGAGATAAATAATTTTTGCACCACTACTACCTTGATTTCTTATATtccttgtatgtatgtattaggTGTGTAACGATCCATCGATCTGAATCGATATGTCGATTCAATAATCAATGATCTAatatcattgatgcaaagtgaacgtccataaaggtgtagaattaaagtctatattttcctgaaaaaaataattacagtagAGAAATAACTGTTTTAGAAATTTTGACGGGTCCaaaatatgtcaatattttGATTTGGTTACGCTGGTTACGGGGGGAGCTCAGGGTTGCCAGATTGTGATAGCTGCAGAGGTATGGCGTCGTCCCAGCGCTATCCGCCACAAATTCTAGCCGACCAACGGAAAAGCAAAACCAGAATCAACATCGGTTCAGCATTTGATCGTTGGTTTTGGGACTGTGATTGTTCCTGTTTTAGAGTTGTCAAATAGTGAcgtaaaaaagtaaatctactgaatatatcaaatatctagtaaagctgaactagttaATACACGGCATCTAGATGATATATGTTAtgaaaaagttaaaatgtcGGCTAATTTCAGACATTTTACCTAATACTCTAGAAACTGCGT
This is a stretch of genomic DNA from Epinephelus fuscoguttatus linkage group LG21, E.fuscoguttatus.final_Chr_v1. It encodes these proteins:
- the zcchc2 gene encoding zinc finger CCHC domain-containing protein 2 isoform X2; translated protein: MLKMKLPMKTGEEGGDETAEDDSLDQPEHQHIPRAAPPSSVSDGLDESPRPGVCPSQLNKETVFEWFGLHLNPAKRIEFMCGLLHMCQALELRFLGSYLEDLTRKDYHVLRDFEFRANSPSELGLLTDVIDPVVRSKLLVCLSLLGSDSRECAGILFRILSHVDPAMFYKNYDYSLHPFRDPHHHSFHPPCQDGSVYGRSEQTCGSSANEPAAGPLEQLALLFTMASLHPALHFHQREMVRGQLDKIELAMEEERRQNQLRINAQITELTGQKADYLLSPPLGLGECTAPHPPCQSRRSSRWATQREAVHIEGIVLRGISRTRIDKEYNFEVKWSDSSSSCVTKTHLELENFLLKLPKDQCTESFEKSILRLLNQGDRNESREVEKNLRERFLSAPPVFRQTRKVCSFFNCDSSYSTKPTCCRCNCQMGKAYQGDCSDASSQEEDLESYAQGHKKKHGTKSPCQGLSSAKGSQGDSRRGGHTAELNGPAERRKSCTLRSSQEAEQHQAAEKRSHAVAKTKSRGLPADRDKGKVKGAAFVANGRLVPALSPQRKDGGSGPDTFGETSSESYSSPSSPQHRGPESLDSEDDNNKDTDSHSDDSSKGPGPGMFFAHQTDPTAAGAIPSVHPLSSSNHQAQMEPLCPETSTDFPPLSFMRSLPYVLPNGTADSPLPLVPHPGQSIVPDGKPSSGTLMMQMPLVPPGPGIVGDPEKRDILPTFGIAPIGLHPSGSPAVQPLVQRFKTPMSHSQGGTDGASGSGSAPAAPQASHQAPVRAISIMSPGPTSYSSPLQQSLPCQDPASVTSGLASSLPHVETSHAKHPGLTLPSGLPSPYTLPPVPTSVMPTVGAPAASGIAPSPGHVQAAVPPAVPTHTPGPAPSPSPALTHSTAHSDCTSYSNSSASCGSAPVAPGNLVNPQQTQPQQLPPQQPTPPQQPPPPPPPQQQQMGCGTCGCHNNCGGRGSVSNNNSVSVPGCQAPLFFSHQMAAAAARQVFSVQPPLFQLTSLCSNSYLTQAQPPHQANGAATLPPFFPSAPPPAHPSPYGPLHTHSHSHADVPSHMLGTQAAAVAAAAAANYNLQQQMAPAASFCHRVYQHVYPNHLGMLPAAALGGGGVNKKSGNVSCYNCGVSGHYAQDCNQPTIDSTQQGGFRLKYAASHISEALDNAD
- the zcchc2 gene encoding zinc finger CCHC domain-containing protein 2 isoform X1; its protein translation is MLKMKLPMKTGEEGGDETAEDDSLDQPEHQHIPRAAPPSSVSDGLDESPRPGVCPSQLNKETVFEWFGLHLNPAKRIEFMCGLLHMCQALELRFLGSYLEDLTRKDYHVLRDFEFRANSPSELGLLTDVIDPVVRSKLLVCLSLLGSDSRECAGILFRILSHVDPAMFYKNYDYSLHPFRDPHHHSFHPPCQDGSVYGRSEQTCGSSANEPAAGPLEQLALLFTMASLHPALHFHQREMVRGQLDKIELAMEEERRQNQLRINAQITELTGQKADYLLSPPLGLGECTAPHPPCQSRRSSRWATQREAVHIEGIVLRGISRTRIDKEYNFEVKWSDSSSSCVTKTHLELENFLLKLPKDQCTESFEKSILRLLNQGDRNESREVEKNLRERFLSAPPVFRQTRKVCSFFNCDSSYSTKPTCCRCNCQMGKAYQGDCSDASSQEEDLESYAQGHKKKHGTKSPCQGSLSSAKGSQGDSRRGGHTAELNGPAERRKSCTLRSSQEAEQHQAAEKRSHAVAKTKSRGLPADRDKGKVKGAAFVANGRLVPALSPQRKDGGSGPDTFGETSSESYSSPSSPQHRGPESLDSEDDNNKDTDSHSDDSSKGPGPGMFFAHQTDPTAAGAIPSVHPLSSSNHQAQMEPLCPETSTDFPPLSFMRSLPYVLPNGTADSPLPLVPHPGQSIVPDGKPSSGTLMMQMPLVPPGPGIVGDPEKRDILPTFGIAPIGLHPSGSPAVQPLVQRFKTPMSHSQGGTDGASGSGSAPAAPQASHQAPVRAISIMSPGPTSYSSPLQQSLPCQDPASVTSGLASSLPHVETSHAKHPGLTLPSGLPSPYTLPPVPTSVMPTVGAPAASGIAPSPGHVQAAVPPAVPTHTPGPAPSPSPALTHSTAHSDCTSYSNSSASCGSAPVAPGNLVNPQQTQPQQLPPQQPTPPQQPPPPPPPQQQQMGCGTCGCHNNCGGRGSVSNNNSVSVPGCQAPLFFSHQMAAAAARQVFSVQPPLFQLTSLCSNSYLTQAQPPHQANGAATLPPFFPSAPPPAHPSPYGPLHTHSHSHADVPSHMLGTQAAAVAAAAAANYNLQQQMAPAASFCHRVYQHVYPNHLGMLPAAALGGGGVNKKSGNVSCYNCGVSGHYAQDCNQPTIDSTQQGGFRLKYAASHISEALDNAD
- the zcchc2 gene encoding zinc finger CCHC domain-containing protein 2 isoform X3 produces the protein MLKMKLPMKTGEEGGDETAEDDSLDQPEHQHIPRAAPPSSVSDGLDESPRPGVCPSQLNKETVFEWFGLHLNPAKRIEFMCGLLHMCQALELRFLGSYLEDLTRKDYHVLRDFEFRANSPSELGLLTDVIDPVVRSKLLVCLSLLGSDSRECAGILFRILSHVDPAMFYKNYDYSLHPFRDPHHHSFHPPCQDGSVYGRSEQTCGSSANEPAAGPLEQLALLFTMASLHPALHFHQREMVRGQLDKIELAMEEERRQNQLRINAQITELTGQKADYLLSPPLGLGECTAPHPPCQSRRSSRWATQREVHIEGIVLRGISRTRIDKEYNFEVKWSDSSSSCVTKTHLELENFLLKLPKDQCTESFEKSILRLLNQGDRNESREVEKNLRERFLSAPPVFRQTRKVCSFFNCDSSYSTKPTCCRCNCQMGKAYQGDCSDASSQEEDLESYAQGHKKKHGTKSPCQGSLSSAKGSQGDSRRGGHTAELNGPAERRKSCTLRSSQEAEQHQAAEKRSHAVAKTKSRGLPADRDKGKVKGAAFVANGRLVPALSPQRKDGGSGPDTFGETSSESYSSPSSPQHRGPESLDSEDDNNKDTDSHSDDSSKGPGPGMFFAHQTDPTAAGAIPSVHPLSSSNHQAQMEPLCPETSTDFPPLSFMRSLPYVLPNGTADSPLPLVPHPGQSIVPDGKPSSGTLMMQMPLVPPGPGIVGDPEKRDILPTFGIAPIGLHPSGSPAVQPLVQRFKTPMSHSQGGTDGASGSGSAPAAPQASHQAPVRAISIMSPGPTSYSSPLQQSLPCQDPASVTSGLASSLPHVETSHAKHPGLTLPSGLPSPYTLPPVPTSVMPTVGAPAASGIAPSPGHVQAAVPPAVPTHTPGPAPSPSPALTHSTAHSDCTSYSNSSASCGSAPVAPGNLVNPQQTQPQQLPPQQPTPPQQPPPPPPPQQQQMGCGTCGCHNNCGGRGSVSNNNSVSVPGCQAPLFFSHQMAAAAARQVFSVQPPLFQLTSLCSNSYLTQAQPPHQANGAATLPPFFPSAPPPAHPSPYGPLHTHSHSHADVPSHMLGTQAAAVAAAAAANYNLQQQMAPAASFCHRVYQHVYPNHLGMLPAAALGGGGVNKKSGNVSCYNCGVSGHYAQDCNQPTIDSTQQGGFRLKYAASHISEALDNAD